The genomic region TGTCGTAGATGGACTGGCCCTAGGAGTCAAGGGTCAGCGGCACAGTGGTCTGGGTCTTTGGGGGCAGTTCTTTCAGCACATCAGCTTTCAATCGTCGGATCATGATGTTGCGGTCGAGCCGTTGGTGGAGTTCGTCGGTATTACTGGCCCCGCTGAAGTCCCAACCGTACCCGTTGTGCTTGGCGTCGCAGTAGCGTTGGGCGTAATCCCAGTATTTGGAAAACTGGGTTGGCGCGAGGATGTTCAAAATATTCCAGAATTCCAATGGACGATTTATTACAGGAGTTCCCGACAACGCAACAATACAAGAACTATTTTTGCACAATTGTTTAACGGCTTTTGTGCGAAGAGTGCGGGGGTTTTTTATCATATGGACTTCATCAAGTATGATTGCATCGAATTTCATTGAAAATCCTTGTCCATTTATCACGGTTTTTGTGACTTGTTTTTGAATGGCAACTTCGGCAAAGAGTAATTAGATTGTTCGGATCCATATTCTTTTTGTTATAGTCAATATGATGAACATCCAAGAGTTTAACTTGTTGAGTACAGTTAGGATTTTGGCATACATATCCATCTCTGGTTTTGATTTCTTTTTTAAGCTGGTTCGTCCACTTCAATCCATAAGGTTCTTTGCTAATGCCCCCTTTCCAAAGATAACTATTTTCTCCGGCGTGGGCGGCAGATATTATTTGTTTGGTTTTTTCAGTGTGATGATAGCCAAGAGCAAACTTATTCCCTTTCATCTTTTCACGTTTTCTGCGACGCCCTTCTTTGGAAAGACTGGAGGGTCTGCCAGTAAGTGTTTTTGATATTTTATGTCTGGTTTTTTCTGAGGGTGGCGGTTGCTTTCTCCGCGCTTCTCTCATTCTTCTTCTTGTTTCTTCGGAACGATGACTTCCTTTATGAGAGTTGCTTAGTTTTTGGGAATGGTCTATCGAAAACGTTTTCCCTTTCCAGTATCGCGCTTTTGTATGTCCTTCTCCTGCTTGGAAGGCCGGATTACATTTTGCCGCGTGATGATTAATAAAATTATTCCAGTCATGGCTTCCCCATTTTTGTTTGACAGGCAGGCCGCAGCCGCAGGCGCACAAGGGAGGATTTCGGTAGATAGTTCTCTTCATAACAACTCCGTTCACAGTCGTTGCGTTCAAGCGATAAGCAGGACAGGGCGGTGAACGTGTCCGCCTTTTCGGGAGCTACCCTATTCCTGCTACATATATTATAGGAAACCATTTTGGAAGTCAACCTTTATTTTATAGGGCTTGAATGAACCCCAAGTCTACGGATAGTATGTCGTAGTTTAGGACAAGATACTTTTTCTTAGGATCTGTCTTGAAAGTCCTGTACAATTCTTCTCGCTGGCTACGACCCCCATAGATTACAACAGCCTCGTCCGTTACCCAGTTTGCAATTTCGTTCATCCATGATCCTTTTAGTGACGCCGGACAGATGATTACAGCTTTTTTGACGTCAGGGTGTAATTGTAACCACGCCAGCGCCTGCACCGTCTTACCAAGCCCCATCTCGTCCGCCACCAGCACCCGCCCGCCCCGGTCCTCGATGAACCCCACACCCTCTGCCTGGAACGGGTAGAGCGGGTGCTTGAGGCCGGGGATGTCACTTATTGCGTGGATGGCAGGTTTGTTTGGCTTGAACCATTCTTTCTCCCACTTGACGACGGCGGGCAGGACTTCAAATCCCCAACCTCGTAATTGGGTGAGTGCATCTACAGATGGGGGACACCACCACGAGTGGGTTATTGGATCCCATTTTCTACCAGGTGGAAGTGTTCGTACCTGGGCGACGGTGGCCGGGTCGTATGGGAATGATATTTTGAAAGTATTTCCAATGTAGTCTACAGTTTTCATTTGTACATAAATTACCGTACCGAACATCCTATTAGTTTCCTGATCAGACTAATCGTTTCCGTACCATACTTCTGTTGGATCCACATGCTGGTGGATGTCCCGTCTGGAGTCGCGATGTCCTTGTCGAACTTCACGATGTCGAACCCGGTCACGTAGTTGAAGTAGTCGTGGAGCCTGCACCCAAATAGCCGTTGGAATGCTTCGGCGTATCTCATCTCCAGTGCCCGGTTGGCTTGCATGATTTGGATTGTTTCGCCGGTCATGTTAGTCAATCCTCCCGAATATGTGATGTCCGATCGCTTTTACTTGCGTCATCTTCTTCGCCCACTCCGGCGGTTTTTTCATGGATGCCAGATAATAGTGATTCCAGCGAGGCAGGCTGTTCAGCTTTTCTGCATACATATCATACGCTACTAATCTACATTGCTTCCATGCGGGGGAAGTGTGGAATTGGCCACCTTTGTAAGCACGTAGGATTTTGTATTTCTTGGCGTACCCGTTCCAGCAACTGTACTGGTAGGGGCGCAGGCATTCCACGTGGACGGACGTCCGCCTGTCCTCGGCCCGCACCTGGATGGTCCTGGCCACCGCTCGCATCTCGGTCTCGTTGCAGATGGACGCTTCACCGAACAGGGTGAGCATCAGGATTGTCATTTCTGTTAGCATCGTTTAGTCCTCCTATTGATACAACTTGACGTTCGGCCAAATGTATGACCATTTCCCGTTTACCTTCTGCGCTGGTTTTTCTGCCCACCCAAACTTGCTGTAATAGGCGTAGTTTTTGGCGAGCAGAAT from Dehalococcoidia bacterium harbors:
- a CDS encoding HNH endonuclease signature motif containing protein encodes the protein MKRTIYRNPPLCACGCGLPVKQKWGSHDWNNFINHHAAKCNPAFQAGEGHTKARYWKGKTFSIDHSQKLSNSHKGSHRSEETRRRMREARRKQPPPSEKTRHKISKTLTGRPSSLSKEGRRRKREKMKGNKFALGYHHTEKTKQIISAAHAGENSYLWKGGISKEPYGLKWTNQLKKEIKTRDGYVCQNPNCTQQVKLLDVHHIDYNKKNMDPNNLITLCRSCHSKTSHKNRDKWTRIFNEIRCNHT
- a CDS encoding SNF2-related protein, translating into MFGTVIYVQMKTVDYIGNTFKISFPYDPATVAQVRTLPPGRKWDPITHSWWCPPSVDALTQLRGWGFEVLPAVVKWEKEWFKPNKPAIHAISDIPGLKHPLYPFQAEGVGFIEDRGGRVLVADEMGLGKTVQALAWLQLHPDVKKAVIICPASLKGSWMNEIANWVTDEAVVIYGGRSQREELYRTFKTDPKKKYLVLNYDILSVDLGFIQAL